One stretch of Schlesneria sp. DSM 10557 DNA includes these proteins:
- a CDS encoding serine/threonine protein kinase — MPAEPPPPKSTVNHQFSRSHIGRASRLFTSDTKLQATGRFLRREIWAWPLIAAVLFGGLGYWISGAVEAVMHQERSEELSVIADATVNALEIWIDDQRTIARLFSEDQELRPLVADLLAKLHLPMADRKLLQSPAQDALRQRLENRLTQSGFIGYFIVAPGGTILAADHDAPVGKPVDQYRKHLYDQALSGEIVVSKPFRSPLLLDDENGQLQQNLPTMIVIAPIGNDAGEPLAALGIRIRPENQFSRILQVGRSGQSGETLAFDSNGLLLSQSRFDEQLKQFGLLLDQPEAHSTLSVELRDPGVNMVKGGRPQTRRPEQPLTRDVANAVQGNSGSDADGFRDYRGVMKVAAWRWLPSHDFGVTTEMDVAEAFLPVYLLRRSFRTLMALLTFSAIAIFLAMLYAARQQRSLQDVTLAAMQLGQYALEEKLGSGGMGTVYKARHALLRRPTAVKLLSLEQMSESAVARFEREVQLTSSLSHPNTVSIFDYGRTPDGIFYYVMEYLDGMNLDDLVRRFGPIPETRLVYLLKQACGALGEAHAAGLVHRDIKPANIFLTSRGGLFDFVKVLDFGLVKTLTAASEANLTNPNSVTGTPYYLSPEGVNRPDQVDTRSDVYALGAVAYYLLTGTHVFEGGTVVEICLKHTRETPETPSQRRGQPVSPQLESLIMKCLAKSPDERPKDARDLLQTLESLEVAGTWTETHAQLWWESHASQNLTNASTTVLLPNSLPTEDGASDQTR; from the coding sequence ATGCCTGCTGAACCACCCCCGCCCAAATCCACCGTGAACCATCAGTTTTCGCGTTCGCACATTGGACGTGCTTCGCGTCTGTTCACTAGCGACACGAAACTGCAGGCGACCGGGCGATTCCTGCGACGGGAAATCTGGGCCTGGCCCCTGATCGCCGCAGTCCTTTTCGGAGGTTTGGGATATTGGATCTCCGGAGCCGTCGAAGCGGTCATGCATCAGGAACGCTCGGAAGAACTGAGCGTGATCGCCGACGCTACCGTCAACGCGCTTGAGATCTGGATCGATGACCAGCGGACGATCGCCCGGTTGTTCTCCGAAGACCAGGAATTGCGCCCGCTGGTCGCCGATCTCCTCGCCAAACTCCATTTGCCGATGGCCGATCGAAAACTGCTGCAGTCCCCTGCCCAGGATGCCTTGCGACAGCGACTGGAAAATCGCCTCACCCAGTCCGGCTTCATCGGTTACTTCATCGTCGCGCCGGGGGGAACCATCCTCGCCGCCGATCATGACGCTCCGGTCGGAAAACCGGTCGATCAGTACCGCAAACATCTCTACGACCAGGCTCTGTCAGGCGAAATCGTTGTCTCCAAACCCTTTCGCAGCCCACTTCTGCTGGACGACGAGAACGGACAATTGCAGCAGAACCTTCCGACGATGATCGTGATCGCCCCCATCGGAAATGACGCGGGAGAACCCCTCGCCGCACTGGGAATACGCATCCGGCCGGAAAATCAGTTCAGCCGCATCCTGCAGGTCGGCCGATCAGGTCAATCGGGCGAGACCCTTGCCTTCGACAGCAACGGCCTGCTGCTCAGCCAGAGTCGCTTTGATGAACAACTGAAGCAGTTCGGCCTGTTACTCGATCAGCCCGAAGCCCATTCCACCCTCAGCGTCGAACTGCGTGACCCCGGGGTCAACATGGTCAAAGGAGGTCGCCCGCAAACACGGCGGCCCGAACAGCCCCTCACCCGTGACGTTGCCAACGCTGTACAAGGAAATTCCGGAAGCGATGCCGATGGCTTCCGGGATTATCGGGGAGTCATGAAGGTCGCCGCCTGGCGCTGGCTGCCAAGCCACGATTTCGGCGTGACAACGGAAATGGATGTCGCGGAAGCATTCCTCCCCGTTTACCTGCTGCGCCGCTCATTCCGGACTCTGATGGCCCTGCTGACTTTCTCGGCCATCGCCATCTTCCTCGCCATGCTCTACGCAGCACGCCAGCAACGCTCACTGCAGGATGTGACGCTCGCTGCCATGCAACTGGGCCAATACGCTCTAGAAGAGAAACTGGGATCCGGCGGCATGGGGACAGTCTACAAAGCCCGGCATGCCCTGCTCCGCCGCCCCACCGCCGTGAAACTTCTCAGCCTGGAACAGATGTCCGAGTCCGCTGTCGCTCGCTTTGAACGGGAAGTTCAACTGACCAGTTCGCTCAGCCATCCCAACACCGTCAGCATCTTTGATTACGGACGGACCCCCGACGGCATTTTTTACTACGTGATGGAGTACCTCGACGGGATGAATCTCGATGACCTGGTTCGACGCTTCGGTCCCATCCCCGAAACGCGGCTGGTCTATCTGCTGAAACAGGCCTGCGGCGCGCTGGGCGAGGCGCACGCGGCGGGGCTGGTCCATCGCGATATCAAACCGGCGAATATTTTTCTGACTTCACGCGGAGGCCTGTTCGACTTTGTCAAAGTCCTCGATTTCGGATTGGTGAAGACATTGACCGCCGCCTCAGAGGCCAACCTGACAAACCCCAACTCGGTCACCGGCACCCCCTACTATCTCTCGCCCGAAGGAGTCAATCGCCCCGATCAGGTGGATACGCGGTCGGACGTCTATGCGTTAGGTGCCGTGGCCTATTACCTCCTGACCGGGACTCATGTCTTTGAAGGAGGTACTGTGGTCGAGATCTGCCTGAAGCACACGCGGGAAACGCCGGAAACCCCATCCCAGCGTCGTGGCCAACCGGTTTCGCCACAACTGGAATCGCTCATCATGAAGTGTCTGGCGAAATCGCCCGATGAAAGGCCCAAAGACGCGCGCGATCTGCTCCAGACACTCGAATCACTCGAAGTGGCTGGAACCTGGACCGAAACTCACGCTCAGTTGTGGTGGGAAAGCCACGCCAGCCAGAACCTGACCAATGCCTCCACAACGGTCCTCTTGCCGAATTCCCTCCCCACCGAGGACGGCGCGTCCGACCAGACACGCTGA